In the Thermus antranikianii DSM 12462 genome, AGGGTGAAGTTGCCCTCTAGAGAGCCCGGTTTCTGAAACTCTATGCGGAAGAGGTTTTCCTTGGGAATGGCCAGCACCCGGGCTTTGAGCTCCTCCTGCCCTCCGGGTCCCTGGATCTGGCCCTGCACCACCGCCTGCCAGGGGTCCTGCAGGTTCCTCTCCACCCGGTCCAGGATCTCGGAGACGCTTTGCGCCAGAGCCAGGCCCAGGGCCAGGAGCAAAATACCCCAGGGTTTTTCCATAAATCGCCTCCTCATGGCCACCTCCAGGCGTACCGGACCCAGGCGTAGGGAGCCTCCCTGTACCCTCCCTCGAGCCCCAAGTCCCCAAGCCACACCCCGAGGCTACCCGCAAAGGGATAGGAAAGGGTGAGGAAAAGGCTAGCCTCCCCTAAGTAAAGCCCCGCCTCGAGGCGATTTAACCCCCCTAAGCGCAGGGCGAGGTCCAGAACCTCCATCCCCTCCCCCACCTCGCCCTTCCAGCCCAAAACCAGATAGGGCAGGCCGGAAAAACCCGCCCCCAGGGTATAGGTGGCCTCCTCCCTCAGGGCGTAGCTCACCTCGGCCCGCAAGACCTCTCCCCTTTCCAAGAGCAGGCCCACCACCTCCTTGGGCACCAGGCGGTAACGCAGGGAAAGCCGGCCGAACACCCCCTCCTCGGGGAACAGGGGGAAAACCCTCTTGGAGCGGTAGCCGAGCCGCGCCGCCAGGGCCAGGGGGCCGGCACCCCCTTCGGCAAAGGCCATCCCCCCAAGCCCCCCCACCCCCACCTCGGCTTGCAGGCCATAGGCCAGGTACCCCAGGGGCCCTAGGGCGAGGCTCGAGGAAAGCCCCAAGGCCCCCCGGCTTTCCTGCCCCACCTGGAGCTTCCCGTAGACCTCCCCCGGCTCCAGGGTGAAGCCTCCCTCGAGGGTGGAGGCTAAGCTTCCCGAAACTCCATAAACACCGGCCTCGAGGCGCCCTTGGGCCAGGGCCAAGCCCAAAGCCACCCACCCCGCCCACCAGATCCTCTTCATGCCACCACCTGCCTTTGGAAGCGCACGGAGGCCAGGAAGAGGACCAGGGCGGAAAAGAGGAGAAGGGCTGCCAGATGGGGCCAGAGCACCGCAAACCCCACTCCCTTGAGCATCACCCCGCGGAGGACCTCTATGAGGTACCGGGCCGGCACCAGATAGGAAAGAAGCTGGAAAAAGCGGGGCATGCCGTCTATGGGGAAGACGAAGCCGGAAAGGAAGATGGTGGGAAAGGCGTAGGCATAGGTGCCGAAGACCGCCTGCACCTGGGTCCGGGCCAGGGTGGAGATGAGAACCCCTGCGGCCAACGAGCCCAGAACGAAGAGGAAGATGGCCAAGAGGAGGAGGGCCAGGCTCCCCCGCACCGGGACCCCAAACACGAAATGCCCCAGGCCCAGCACCAGCAGGGCCACCCCGAAGGCGATGAACAGGTAGGGCAGCACCTTGCCCAGCACCATCTCATGGGGGCGCAAGGGGGAGGCCAGCAGGCTTTCCATCATGCGGCTTTCCACCTCCCTCACGATGGACAAAGCGGTGAGGAGGACGGTGAACATGGTGAGCACCAGGCCGATGATGCCGGGGATCATGAACCAGGCGGTCTTGTTCTCGGGGTTGTAGAGGGTGTGGAGGTTGGGGTTCAAGGGAAGCAACACCGCCTCCCCCGCCATGGCCCGGCCCACCAGGATGCGGGCGTTGACCTCCTGGATGGCCTTCCGCAAGGCCGCCTGGGCCTGGAAGGCGAAGTTGGGGTCGGAGCCATCCACGTAGACCTCCAGGCTCACGCTCTCCCCCCGCCGCACCTTGTCCAGGGCCCCAGGGGGCACCACCAGCCCCACCCGGGCCTGGCCCCGGTCCACCGCCTGCACCACCGCCTCCGGGCTTGCCGCCCGGTGGACCAGGCGGAAGCGGTCCTCCTTCGTGAGCTCCGCCAAAAGCGCCTGGCTGATGCGGTCCTGGGAGGCATCGTAAACCGCCAGGGGGATGTGGCTAAGGGTGAAGTTGATGGCGTAGCCGAAGAGGAGGAGCATCAAGGTGGGGAGCAAGACGATGAGCCGCGGCAGGACATGGTCCCTCCGGATCTGCAAGAACTCCTTCTCCGCCAGGGCCAGGATGCGGTTCATAAGACCTCCTTGGTAAGGAGGGTGAAGACGTCCTCGAGGCTGGGCTCCACCTCCTCCAATCCTCCCAAGGGAGCCTCCCTCCGGGCGATGAGCCGGACCCCGGCTCCGCTCGGCCAGGCCTCGAGGACCCCCGGCATCCCCCGGGCCTCCCTCAGGGAAAGCCCGGGAGCGTAGAGAAAGCGGGCCCTTGCCTTGGCCAGGGCCTTCAGCTCCTGGGGTGTGCCCGTGGCCAGCACCCGGCCGCCGAAGAGCAGGGCCAGGCGGTGGCAACGCTCCGCCTCGTCCATGTAATGGGTGGTGACCAAGACCGCCGCCCCCCTCTCCGCCTCCTGGTGGATGAGCTCCCAGACGCTTCTCCGGGAAAGGGGATCCAAGCCGGTGGTGGGCTCATCCAGGAAAAGCACCTCGGGGCGGTGCACCACCGCCTGGGCCAGGGCCAGGCGCTGCCGCCATCCCCCGGAAAGATGCCCGGCCAGGGTGTGGGCATAGGGCAAAAGGCCAAAGCGCTCCAGGACCTCCCGGACCAGGGGGCGGGCCTCCTTGGGCCGGTACAGGCGGGCGCGGAAGAGGAGGTTCTCCTCCACCGTGAGGTCGCGGTAAATGCTTTGCTCCTGGGTGGCGTAGCCGATCCTGGCCTTCACCCGGTGGGGCTCCCTTCCCACCTCCAACCCCGCCACCCAGGCCCTTCCCCCATCGGGCTTGAGAACCCCGGTGAGGATCCGCACCAAGGTGGTCTTCCCCGCCCCGTTGGGCCCCAGGAGGTCGAAGACCTCCCCGGGGCGCACCTCGAGGCTCACCCGGTCCAAGGCCTTGAGGCTACCGAAGCTCCGACTGACCTCCTCTGCCTGCACCATATCT is a window encoding:
- a CDS encoding ABC transporter permease translates to MNRILALAEKEFLQIRRDHVLPRLIVLLPTLMLLLFGYAINFTLSHIPLAVYDASQDRISQALLAELTKEDRFRLVHRAASPEAVVQAVDRGQARVGLVVPPGALDKVRRGESVSLEVYVDGSDPNFAFQAQAALRKAIQEVNARILVGRAMAGEAVLLPLNPNLHTLYNPENKTAWFMIPGIIGLVLTMFTVLLTALSIVREVESRMMESLLASPLRPHEMVLGKVLPYLFIAFGVALLVLGLGHFVFGVPVRGSLALLLLAIFLFVLGSLAAGVLISTLARTQVQAVFGTYAYAFPTIFLSGFVFPIDGMPRFFQLLSYLVPARYLIEVLRGVMLKGVGFAVLWPHLAALLLFSALVLFLASVRFQRQVVA
- a CDS encoding ABC transporter ATP-binding protein, yielding MVQAEEVSRSFGSLKALDRVSLEVRPGEVFDLLGPNGAGKTTLVRILTGVLKPDGGRAWVAGLEVGREPHRVKARIGYATQEQSIYRDLTVEENLLFRARLYRPKEARPLVREVLERFGLLPYAHTLAGHLSGGWRQRLALAQAVVHRPEVLFLDEPTTGLDPLSRRSVWELIHQEAERGAAVLVTTHYMDEAERCHRLALLFGGRVLATGTPQELKALAKARARFLYAPGLSLREARGMPGVLEAWPSGAGVRLIARREAPLGGLEEVEPSLEDVFTLLTKEVL